One Nicotiana tomentosiformis chromosome 4, ASM39032v3, whole genome shotgun sequence genomic window carries:
- the LOC104096754 gene encoding uncharacterized protein isoform X2: protein MTLNNVHHMHKDFRRKENIAECEIVKATLLRYPKISDKPVGLVALVVEDEEGEGEGKEKKNKNKEENTPDWSQVLTLKKTTEEKITKEGVIGIGAVGVLLGVAFASAFFCED, encoded by the exons ATGACATTAAATAATGTTCATCACATGCACAAGGATTTCCGGAGGAAAGAAAACATAGCTGAATGTGAAATTGTAAAAGCAACACTTTTACGTTATCCAAAGATTTCTGATAAACCA GTAGGGCTAGTTGCCTTGGTGGTTGAGGatgaagaaggagaaggagaaggaaaggagaaaaagaataaaaacaaGGAGGAG AATACACCAGATTGGTCGCAGGTCTTGACCCTCAAGAAAACAACCGAAGAAAAGATTACAAAAG AGGGAGTTATTGGCATTGGAGCTGTTGGAGTTTTGCTTGGGGTAGCTTTTGCATCTGCTTTCTTCTGCGAGGATTAA
- the LOC104096754 gene encoding uncharacterized protein isoform X1, which translates to MTLNNVHHMHKDFRRKENIAECEIVKATLLRYPKISDKPVGLVALVVEDEEGEGEGKEKKNKNKEEWCFQSIEYTRLVAGLDPQENNRRKDYKRGSYWHWSCWSFAWGSFCICFLLRGLICIGTIFLLLLFLIL; encoded by the exons ATGACATTAAATAATGTTCATCACATGCACAAGGATTTCCGGAGGAAAGAAAACATAGCTGAATGTGAAATTGTAAAAGCAACACTTTTACGTTATCCAAAGATTTCTGATAAACCA GTAGGGCTAGTTGCCTTGGTGGTTGAGGatgaagaaggagaaggagaaggaaaggagaaaaagaataaaaacaaGGAGGAG TGGTGTTTTCAATCTATAGAATACACCAGATTGGTCGCAGGTCTTGACCCTCAAGAAAACAACCGAAGAAAAGATTACAAAAG AGGGAGTTATTGGCATTGGAGCTGTTGGAGTTTTGCTTGGGGTAGCTTTTGCATCTGCTTTCTTCTGCGAGGATTAATTTGCATTGGAACCATTTTCTTGTTGCTCTTATTTCTTATCCTTTAA